The DNA window TGAACTTTGAATGTGCAGTTCTACCTCCTGGAAGTAACAATGATGCTATACCGCTAGTTGCAACAGTTAAACATATATCATGTTTTGATCTTAAAGCAGCTGCGAGTGTTCTCCACATATATGTTTTTCCGGTACCACCATAACCATGAAGGAAGAAAACCGCAGGTTTTTGAGACTCCACAGCGTGGATgattttttcataaatacttcTTTGCTCATCTTAGGAACATAATATTGATTGTAGAACGGTGTTAGAATAATTGATTCATAGAATTtcaaagcataaaataaaatgaatttaattgacGCAATAGTTACCTGTAAGAGCAGCAAACAGATTTTCAAATTCTGAGTTCATTGATGCTGTATCATAATTACGCTCATCATATATGAGCCTGTTTCCCAACTGTTCAAGAACATAAGCATCCGGATATGGAATAGGACTAAAATCCTTTAGTGTCCTTCTATTTGCCTGAAGCAGATTCTCAATTTCTATTAAAGTCAAATTTTGTAACTCTTCTTGTGTGAGGACCAATTCTGCATTGATATGAGAAATTGAGTTATAATACTGTTGGTAAGTCATCTGTAGGCTGTTATTAACAAATTGTTTTGTTTGCTATTTTATTATGTCTAACAAACCTGGATTAGCAGCCAATGCTCTTTGTGTATGTAagacaccatcagataataggagCCAAATTTGTTCCCAAACATGTGCAGGGCGATTAACAGCACCAGACAAAAGCATGATAACAAACAGTTTTCGAAGAAAATGACCAGTCCCCCAATGACTTGCCTCCTTTATAGCAACTATGTATTCTTTGTCGTCTTCAAGAAATCCCATTGCAAAGCATGCATCTCTGAATGTATCATACTGAATGTTATCCACGGTCCTGATTTCCTCATATGTTGTTGGTCCTTTTGCCACCGTCAACATCATGCGCAGGTAAAACAGTTCACCAGTTGTTGGCGGAACCCATATGAGACGTCCAATGGTGAAGCCTTTTTTCCGCGGTTtccattctctcttttttttgtgGTAAACAAACTTTGAGACAAATTGACCATAAGTTAATGTTTGTGCCTCTTCATATTTAGCATTTGCTACCAGCCATGCAGTAAACATTGATTCAGTCACACTTGCAGTTTCCAGCACATTTTCCATGCGTGCATAATATGTATAGTATATAGGTTTCTCCCCAACCAAATGATAGAACATACGTTCCACAGCTGGTTTTCTACCATGAATATTGTAAGAGTAAATGCGCCATCATGCTTCACTGGGTGAGACATACCTGCAGTCGAGATATTGTtggatctcatcaacaggttgatTGCTATTTGTTGAAActgctgctgttattctgtcatagcctttattgatatatttgaaaagatattttatgGAAGTACTCTGATTACACCATTCCATGTTTATATGTGCCTGGTATTTCATAAGAAATCTGGTATTATATGGAACCACATGTCTGTTGTCCAAGGTGATACCATTTTTTTCAATAGTGAAGGTTTTTGATTTTCTCCTATACAGCGGATATCCCTCTGCATCAACAATAGTGTGTTTAATAAACTTTTTGGGATAGTATTTAGAACATCGTCCATTCTTCATACATTGTGAGGTCACGCGAGCAAGGCCACAGGGTCCATGCATCATATGTGCCTTAACCAATTTGTATAAATTGGGATGAACAGTCGAGTCGGGAATTTCAGCAGAAATGATCTTGTCTATGTCAGATGGTGTTGGGTATTTGCTCTGAGGGTGTAGGAATATCAAGATGTGAGCATGTGGCAATCCGCGCTTTTGGAATTCAATGGTGTACATATCTATTAAATTGAAAGTTAGTTTGATGTAATATTTTGGTTCTACACAGACACATGATTGAAAAGTAGTATAATTAAATGAAACAACTTACATGCAATCACTTTTCCAACGACATGGTGTTTTGTAATATCATCCATGAGGGTATCAAActttattttgaaaacttttgaaATGATATCTGGCCTATCATGGGGTTGTAGACCTGTGCCTGACAATGCTCTTTTAATTTCAGGCCAATTTGGGTTGGAGGTAAAAGTAACAAATAAATCAGGGAATCCCAATCGACTTGAAATGGCCATACCGTCAAAATATAGTTGATCCATATATCTCTTGCTACCAACAAATGTTGATGGCAGAACAACTCATTTTCCTCGCTTTTGGTGTTCATTTCTTGTATCGCCATCAGTTTGAGCGGCCAAATTATTATATTTGCCCACTCTTAATTTCGATTGATTATCTCTCAACCAATTCAGTCGTTCGGATTCCATCATAGCATAGCCGTCGACTAAGAATTGTTGAAATAGGCGTCTTGAGTAAAGTAGTGTTTTTGCCTCTTTGCGACGTTGTTGTAACCGGTAAGAAAACCAATCCTTAAtgctttgacggtttctcctagTGACCTCAGTTTCATGGCGATATCTGTGCATTATATTTTTCCTGTAACCATCTTCCCCATAAGGAAATATAAGAGGATACTGATAAGCCAAATATGATGGGTGAAACTCATCTATTCGTTGCAAACCACCATTGCGGCGCTGAATTAAGATGTCCCTTTTATCAGCAGAATCAATGTCTCCCACAATGAGTGCAGCCACTTCTGAGACAGTAGGTTTGTTGTAAACACGGCCATCTTCGGATCTATCAGAAATAAGCCTGAGTTTTAAATCTGTGAAAGAATTTGTCCTTAAAACATCCCTTGCCATTCTAAAAGCTTTGGCATGAACATTGTGCTGATCTAACATCATCTTGAGCTTTTTGACAACCGGTCGCTCGATGCCTTTGTTGTCCCTGTTTATTTTTCACAGCCATgaataaatagtttaacataatatttttataaaacaattgTGTAATTATGTCTGAGCATGCTTACTTGAAACATTTTATTCTGTGTTCAACTTCATTGTCCGTGTCATAGATGTATAATTGAGCATATTGCGGAGGTTGCCCTGTTTCTGGCAGCAGTGTACCAATTCGATGACAGGTCTGACCCTGCAGTCTCAAAGTAGGGGGTCCACCTCTTTTAGAATATGTTGTGTCGAACTTCATTCCAGGGGAAGTGAA is part of the Vicia villosa cultivar HV-30 ecotype Madison, WI linkage group LG2, Vvil1.0, whole genome shotgun sequence genome and encodes:
- the LOC131650130 gene encoding uncharacterized protein LOC131650130, translating into METDVVKNTAPQTSIARKRRKLILKAKRDYRNRVRSSNLTSHLNHNFTSSVTYETTIETAMARKRRKIILDNRKILRNLFNTEVSRVQNTNNIVSQSQNMDHASTSNYNMSSQSMDHPSTSNHIVSVESHYEDNDDSNSVNNLNSSNSSGSDEDSDPAQLQEAHLQEYYDIGDQSYECAHCEACMWYQEKVNRHKITATPRFYRCCRGGKIVLPFLEQPPQVLQDLLFNKTYSDSKNYQANIRTYNAMFSFTSPGMKFDTTYSKRGGPPTLRLQGQTCHRIGTLLPETGQPPQYAQLYIYDTDNEVEHRIKCFKDNKGIERPVVKKLKMMLDQHNVHAKAFRMARDVLRTNSFTDLKLRLISDRSEDGRVYNKPTVSEVAALIVGDIDSADKRDILIQRRNGGLQRIDEFHPSYLAYQYPLIFPYGEDGYRKNIMHRYRHETEVTRRNRQSIKDWFSYRLQQRRKEAKTLLYSRRLFQQFLVDGYAMMESERLNWLRDNQSKLRVGKYNNLAAQTDVVLPSTFVGSKRYMDQLYFDGMAISSRLGFPDLFVTFTSNPNWPEIKRALSGTGLQPHDRPDIISKVFKIKFDTLMDDITKHHVVGKVIAYMYTIEFQKRGLPHAHILIFLHPQSKYPTPSDIDKIISAEIPDSTVHPNLYKLVKAHMMHGPCGLARVTSQCMKNGRCSKYYPKKFIKHTIVDAEGYPLYRRKSKTFTIEKNGITLDNRHVVPYNTRFLMKYQAHINMEWCNQSTSIKYLFKYINKGYDRITAAVSTNSNQPVDEIQQYLDCRKPAVERMFYHLVGEKPIYYTYYARMENVLETASVTESMFTAWLVANAKYEEAQTLTYGQFVSKFVYHKKKREWKPRKKGFTIGRLIWVPPTTGELFYLRMMLTVAKGPTTYEEIRTVDNIQYDTFRDACFAMGFLEDDKEYIVAIKEASHWGTGHFLRKLFVIMLLSGAVNRPAHVWEQIWLLLSDGVLHTQRALAANPELVLTQEELQNLTLIEIENLLQANRRTLKDFSPIPYPDAYVLEQLGNRLIYDERNYDTASMNSEFENLFAALTDEQRSIYEKIIHAVESQKPAVFFLHGYGGTGKTYMWRTLAAALRSKHDICLTVATSGIASLLLPGGRTAHSKFRIPVPTMDNSTCKVEFNDDVADMLRQTKLIIWDEAPMAHKYAIESLDRTLKDVMSADKNSTDVFGGKVVVFGGDFRQILPVVPRGSRSDIVHCAINASYIWRSVEVLTLTRNMRLRTGSTQTDKNEITQFSDWLLRIGEGRISEPNDGTAEINIPPDILITEFDDPIVAIVNTTYPDFINNFQCVDYLKSRAILASTLEIVDQINDHILNLMPVNNAGEIRDYYSANSVDKSEIHDPAVVDILMPEFLSSLRNQDCQTIT